In Trichoderma atroviride chromosome 2, complete sequence, one DNA window encodes the following:
- a CDS encoding uncharacterized protein (EggNog:ENOG41~TransMembrane:9 (i264-282o294-316i323-341o361-386i393-412o418-435i447-474o506-524i536-555o)), producing the protein MTERRRRLRIPGEPDERRPLLTRLSTERADNGEHVFSCRTNPHSELPVYTNIHRIRRDIVSVVEDYLTLEQLRDVKINVTVIRPLVDKFYELGDESIVYCLLVNRAQFLDEESRSSNRQNVNWTRATLCELIATRILRRFGEDHDGGAEGLLLLAHILVAGFEPFQHAPTHVREEAEDKAWWSTHRTLPALEVAILTESRHFLSSTTCQRVVAAIYEGRVIYTPSTSWDIIPDHYKLKPISLYDPRESPLLNQYRLIVPRTRNYLEAIQFTILLGLYASVMTMRRNGEIPVLEAAFSIYAFGWSLDQFATILAHGWNVYTQNLWSFLDVTFIFLFVIYSSLRIHGLRTGLLGPTEQAFDVLALAAPVLVPRLAFNWLSDNLVFLALRSMMADFFLLTALSAWCFFGFLLSLLWLGEGAHPLLTISKWMIYIWFGLDGTGIHRSVEFHWLLGPIVMISFAFLGNTLFLTILVSMLSNTFSNISSNATAEIHFRKAVRTLEGVKADAVFAYQPPFNLVAVFLLLPLKFVVSPRWFHKIHVATVRLVNLPLLLLIAVAERRLLWPTDDFEGISLARKWFWQKWQLSAYQYIRAVFDVPPPDDVHDDIAVDDDLTHHLIRRQYQRQESQHTIRKASRRDSMFEIPPKLRGSLTETGEDYAEMASRLAAMEKAMERMEEMLSRLVTPQSDIEESDTLPVGDGTTLDSTFRGQESNF; encoded by the exons ATGACagaacggcggcggcggctcagGATCCCCGGCGAACCCGACGAGCGCCGTCCGCTGCTCACCAGGCTCTCCACCGAGCGCGCGGACAATGGCGAGCACGTCTTCAGCTGCCGGACGAACCCTCACAGCGAGCTGCCCGTGTACACAAACATTCACCGCATCCGGCGCGACATTGTGAGCGTGGTGGAGGATTATCTAACCCTGGAGCAGCTGCGGGATGTCAAGATTAATGTGACGGTCATCCGGCCGCTCGTGGATAAGTTTTATGAGCTGGGCGATGAATCCATCG TGTACTGCTTGCTCGTCAACAGAGCACAATTCCTAGACGAAGAATCCCGGTCCAGCAACCGGCAAAACGTCAACTGGACCCGTGCCACGCTGTGTGAGCTCATCGCCACGCGCATCCTGCGGCGTTTCGGCGAGGATCacgacggcggcgcagaggggctgctcttgctggcACACATCCTGGTTGCCGGCTTCGAGCCGTTCCAGCACGCGCCGACCCATGtacgagaagaagccgaagaCAAGGCCTGGTGGTCGACTCACCGGACGCTGCCGGCGCTCGAGGTCGCCATCCTGACTGAGAGCAGACACTTTCTCAGCTCGACGACGTGTCAGAGGGTTGTGGCGGCCATTTACGAGGGCCGTGTGATTTACACGCCGTCCACGTCGTGGGACATCATTCCGGATCACTACAAGCTGAAGCCCATTTCGCTGTATGATCCGCGGGAATCGCCGCTGCTGAACCAGTATCGTCTGATTGTGCCGAGAACGCGCAACTACCTGGAGGCGATCCAGTTTACCATCTTGCTGGGGCTGTACGCTTCTGTCATGACTATGCGGAGGAATGGCGAGATTCCggtgctggaggcggcgTTTTCGATATATGCCTTTGGTTGGAGCCTGGACCAGTTTGCCACGATTCTGGCGCATGGATG GAATGTGTATACGCAAAACCTCTGGTCCTTCCTCGATgtcaccttcatcttcctctttgtcaTCTACAGCAGCCTGCGGATTCATGGACTGAGAACCGGTTTACTAGGACCCACCGAGCAGGCCTTTGACGTcttggcattggcggcgccTGTGCTCGTCCCTCGTTTGGCGTTCAACTGGCTGTCTGATAACCTGGTcttcttggcgttgaggtCTATGATGGCggatttcttcttgctcacGGCGCTTTCGGCGTGGtgcttctttggctttttgctgtctttgctgtggctgggaGAGGGAGCTCATCCACTGCT TACGATTTCAAAGTGGATGATATACATCTGGTTTGGGCTGGATGGTACTGGCATTCACCGATCG GTGGAATTCCACTGGTTGCTGGGACCCATCGTCATGATCTCATTTGCTTTTCTAGGCAACACCCTCTTCCTCACCATCCTCGTTTCCATGTTATCCAACACGTTTAGCAATATCTCGAGCAACGCCACCGCCGAAATCCACTTCCGAAAGGCCGTCCGCACTCTAGAGGGTGTCAAGGCAGACGCCGTCTTTGCTTATCAACCTCCCTTCAATCTCGTTGCcgttttccttctcttgccgCTGAAATTCGTCGTCAGTCCGCGATGGTTTCACAAAATCCACGTTGCCACCGTTCGTCTAGTCAATCTCCCCTTACTGCTGCTCATCGCCGTTGCCGAGCGCCGTCTTCTCTGGCCGACGGACGACTTTGAGGGTATATCGCTGGCCCGAAAATGGTTCTGGCAGAAATGGCAGCTCTCAGCCTACCAGTACATCCGAGCCGTGTTCGACGTGCCGCCTCCGGACGATGTGCACGACGACATTGCCGTGGACGATGACCTGACGCACCATCTCATCCGGAGACAGTACCAGCGGCAGGAATCGCAACATACCATACGGAAAGCCTCGCGCCGAGACTCCATGTTTGAGATTCCTCCAAAGCTGCGGGGCTCGCTTACGGAAACGGGCGAAGACTACGCAGAGATGGCGAGTAGACTGGCAGCGATGGAGAAGGCCATGGAGcggatggaggagatgctcTCGAGGCTGGTGACGCCACAGAGTGACATTGAAGAGAGCGATACACTGCCTGTGGGGGATGGTACCACTCTGGACTCGACCTTTAGAGGGCAGGAATCGAATTTTTGA
- a CDS encoding uncharacterized protein (BUSCO:EOG092D4MRW): MKLVRFLMKCSNETVTVELKNGTIVHGTISSVSPQMNVALRTVKMTARGQDSLALDTMNIRGSTIRYFILPDSLPLDTLLIDDAPKPKNKARKETDRGGRGGRGGRGRGGRGRGRGRGRG, translated from the exons ATGAAGCTCGTCAG ATTTTTGATGAAATGCTCCAACGAAACGGTGACCGTTGAGTTGAAAAATG GCACCATCGTCCACGGCACCATCTCCTCAGTCTCTCCCCAGATGAACGTCGCCCTTCGCACGGTCAAGATGACCGCTCGCGGACAGgactctctcgctctcgacACGATGAACATTCGAGGCTCAACAATCCGATACTTTATCCTCCCCGACTCTCTCCCTCTCGACACCCTGTTAATCGATGACGCacccaagcccaagaacaAGGCACGAAAGGAGACGGACCGAGGAGGTCGTGGAGGCCGCGGAGGCCGTGGCAGAGGAGGTCGCGGACGCGGCCGCGGCCGTGGACGTGGTTAA
- a CDS encoding uncharacterized protein (EggNog:ENOG41~TransMembrane:3 (o20-42i73-95o101-121i)) gives MDGDPAVEPQLDSFSLTFPLPYRVGFIVTLAVWGWGLNLHWLQAFRIDVPSLIRYPGRNSPQHITHHLSTYRLAIVLSALFSLSITIFWLCTWRVPSRVIAYDWMPMTYLVAIIALFFVPLRNLPTGGRKRFLATLRRVSIGGIAEAKDGKFGDILLADVLTSYAKVFGDVFVMLCMFFSAGGSSTDHPNRSCGGTLIIPMLMAVPSIIRFRQCVIEYLRVRRAPYKESTGWGGQHLANALKYSTACPVLITSAMQRGGWAGY, from the exons ATGGACGGCGATCCTGCTGTTGAGCCTCAGCTTGACAGCTTCAGTCTGACATTTCCTCTGCCATATCGCGTTGGCTTTATAGTCACTCTAG CTGTATGGGGATGGGGCCTCAACCTCCACTGGCTGCAAGCCTTTCGAATCGACGTTCCCTCCTTGATCCGATATCCTGGACGAAACTCGCCGCAACATATAACACACCATTTATCGACATACCGACTCGCAATAGTTCTATcggctctcttctcgctgTCCATCACGATATTCTGGCTCTGCACTTGGCGCGTGCCGTCCAGGGTCATTGCTTACGACTGGATGCCAATGACATATCTGGTGGCGATAATCGCACTCTTCTTCGTCCCTCTGCGTAACCTACCTACCGGCGGACGAAAGCGCTTCCTGGCGACGCTGCGGCGGGTGAGCATTGGCGGTATTGCAGAGGCCAAAGACGGCAAATTTGGAGACATTCTGCTGGCGGATGTCTTGACGTCGTATGCCAAAGTGTTTGGCGATGTGTTTGTGATGCTGTGCATGTTTTTCAGCGCGGGAGGCTCCTCGACGGACCATCCCAACAGGAGCTGTGGGGGTACACTCATTATTCCCATGCTCATGGCTGTGCCCAGCATCATCCGTTTCAGGCAGTGCGTCATTGAGTACCTGAGAGTTCGACGGGCCCCGTACAAGGAATCCACCGGCTGGGGTGGGCAGCACCTGGCCAACGCTCTCAAGTATTCTACCGCATGTCCCGTCCTCATCACCAGTGCCATGCAAAGGGGGGGTTGGGCCGGATATTGA
- a CDS encoding uncharacterized protein (TransMembrane:3 (o69-87i147-167o173-189i)): MMRILTELDSRRRNTLEMDHSHHMNSMEGHGGHGGGNMDDMCSMSMLFTWDTTNLCIVFRQWHIRSNTSLVLSLIAVVLIGMGYEALRSVSRNYEASLAKRLETVPNSTAHGYRDNNDDDVEDNVAETLDFTRSGQNRDDFSKRGHLIKALLYAFQNFYAFMLMLVFMTYNGWVMVAVSAGAFFGYLLFGHSTSATKDNACH; encoded by the exons ATGATGCGT ATCCTCACCGAGCTGGACTCCCGCAGGAG AAACACGCTCGAAATGGACCACAGCCACCACATGAATTCCATGGAAGGCCACggcggccacggcggcggcaacatGGACGACATGTGCAGCATGAGC ATGCTCTTCACATGGGACACCACCAATCTCTGCATCGTGTTCCGCCAGTGGCACATCCGCTCCAACACCTCGCTCGTCCTGTCTCTCATCGCAGTTGTTCTCATCGGCATGGGATACGAGGCTCTGCGCTCCGTGTCCCGCAACTACGAGGCATCTCTGGCGAAGCGACTAGAGACCGTTCCAA ACTCGACTGCGCATGGTTATCGCGACAATAATGATGATGACGTGGAAGACAATGTTGCTGAGACACTCGATTTCACCCGCTCAGGGCAAAACCGCGACGATTTCAGCAAGCGAGGCCACCTCATCAAAGCCCTACTCTACGCCTTTCAGAACTTTTACGCCTTTATGCTCAT GCTTGTCTTCATGACTTATAACGGCTGGGTTATGGTTGCTGTCTCGGCGGGTGCCTTTTTCGGCTACCTCTTGTTCGGCCATTCCACGTCGGCAACAAAGGACAATGCTTGCCATTAA
- a CDS encoding uncharacterized protein (EggNog:ENOG41), with product MLHTRSVSDPPLSPTTLGPMESFASLNRPTTPSPAAPNNAQAYMKRALPPLPPPAFNPGAIPPPLNIRKSKPPSLPLAPSAPSSRPVSNEAPPPRREVRSVSPLPAPSTPVKGSNPLHLSTISSNNSSPVHTLKPRKSKKVLQLMGLDVDVMNAVGVAPPEPKREPVVRSSRSLERAPNLNATTLLHLPEESLIPVLEDDDGRDSTSSKKSSWGPGSPHSASRLPLGPKQSVRRRRSARIFDQDDTGHLVIQETLMSNLDLNDDDDEELLSEEDMTMEEYHKFASELAHSSARKPSHEESRPTTATQGRRSSILSLAHGRLRRKPTSASESRHGRLGSSSSAEHPSQAPAPAAPEEDAVPKSGWDSDSDSEDDRTSRSIWPRGRSSNNKGRDSPASMTRHDDDARGSRGWAKGGLLNVGKRRKDQQQAPRDFGSVDERSFA from the coding sequence ATGCTCCACACGCGGTCTGTATCCGACCCGCCGCTGAGCCCGACGACGCTCGGCCCTATGGAGTCGTTTGCCTCGTTGAATCGCCCGACGACGCCTTCACCTGCGGCACCAAACAATGCCCAGGCCTACATGAAGAGGGCTCTtccgcctctgcctcctcctgCGTTCAATCCCGGAGCGATTCCACCGCCTCTCAACATCAGGAAGAGCAAGCCACCATCCCTTCCATTGGCACCAAGCGCGCCGTCGTCTCGCCCAGTATCAAACGAAGCTCCACCACCACGTCGTGAGGTTCGAAGCGTCTCCCCTCTTCCCGCGCCTAGCACCCCTGTGAAGGGCTCCAACCCTCTTCACCTTTCGACCATCTCGAGCAACAACTCCAGCCCGGTGCATACTCTCAAGCCGCGGAAATCCAAAAAGGTTCTGCAGCTTATGGGACTTGACGTTGACGTTATGAAtgctgttggtgttgctcCTCCGGAACCCAAAAGAGAGCCCGTTGTTAGAAGTAGCCGAAGTCTTGAGCGAGCACCAAATCTGAACGCCACAACTCTGCTACATCTTCCAGAGGAAAGTTTGATACCCGTAttggaggatgatgacggcagGGATAGCACGTCTAGCAAGAAGAGCTCTTGGGGGCCAGGGTCGCCGCATTCTGCTTCCAGACTGCCGCTGGGCCCTAAACAGTCTGTCCGACGCCGCCGCAGTGCTCGAATCTTTGATCAAGACGATACTGGGCATTTGGTTATTCAAGAAACCTTGATGTCCAACTTGGATCtgaatgacgatgacgatgaagaattACTAAGCGAAGAGGACATGACAATGGAAGAGTACCACAAGTTTGCTTCTGAGCTTGCCCACTCGTCTGCGAGAAAGCCTAGCCACGAAGAGTCGCGACCTACCACGGCGACTCAGGGCAGGCGGTCATccatcttgagcttggcccACGGTCGCCTCCGACGGAAGCCAACCAGTGCTTCGGAATCTCGCCATGGGAGactgggcagcagcagctctgccgAACATCCATCCCAAGCCCCGGCTCCTGCAGCGCCTGAGGAAGACGCCGTGCCCAAGAGCGGATGGGATAGCGATTCAGACAGTGAGGATGATCGCACAAGCAGAAGCATTTGGCCCAGGGGCCGCTCCTCCAACAACAAGGGGAGAGACTCGCCAGCCAGCATGAcgcgccatgatgatgatgcgcgCGGATCGCGAGGATGGGCCAAGGGAGGTTTGCTGAATGTTGGCAAGAGACGAAAagaccagcagcaagcacCGCGCGACTTTGGCAGCGTGGACGAGAGAAGCTTTGCGTAG
- a CDS encoding uncharacterized protein (EggNog:ENOG41), giving the protein MAGAVRQPIDEKAFGKFLEENVPIIKTPVDLKQFGFGQSNPTYQITDAAGNRYVMRKKPPGKLISKTAHKVEREYRALHALEATDVAVPKTYCLCEDDSVIGTPFYIMEFLDGRIFEDFLMPGVASPAERTALWKEAIQTLARLHAVDVHKVGLDKFGKATGFYSRQTQTWATICISQSKAVDVETKEPVGQLPHFDELVGFFQNERLQPKDRTTLVHGDFKIDNLVFHKTEPRVIGILDWEMSTIGHPLSDVCNFITQFYLARSPGTSASSSSAGFLPGATPGLPQPEDILQWYTAISGYDPRPELSWGAAFNIFKLAGVCQGIAARVAARQASSAKAKQHADTRGLLGEFAWVLAEEARAGSAVEAKL; this is encoded by the exons ATGGCGGGCGCGGTGCGGCAGCCTATTGACGAGAAGGCGTTTGGAAAGTTTCTAGAGGAGAATGTACCGATAATCAAGACACCGGTTGATCTGAAGCAG TTCGGCTTCGGTCAATCCAACCCAACATACCAAATCACCGACGCCGCCGGCAACCGCTACGTGATGCGCAAGAAGCCTCCCGGAaagctcatctccaagacGGCGCACAAGGTCGAGCGCGAGTACCGCGCGCTGCACGCCCTCGAGGCGACCGACGTGGCCGTGCCCAAGACGTACTGCCTCTGCGAGGACGACTCGGTGATTGGCACGCCGTTTTACATCATGGAGTTTCTGGACGGGCGCATCTTTGAGGACTTTTTGATGCCCGGCGTCGCGAGCCCGGCGGAGAGGACGGCGCTGTGGAAGGAGGCCATCCAGACGCTGGCGAGGCTGCATGCCGTGGACGTGCACAAGGTCGGGCTGGACAAGTTTGGCAAGGCGACGGGGTTTTACAGCAGGCAGACGCAGACGTGGGCGACGATTTGCATCAGCCAGAGCAAGGCGGTGGATGTTGAGACGAAGGAGCCGGTGGGACAGCTGCCGCATTTCGATGAGCTGGTGGGCTTCTTTCAGAATGAGAGGCTGCAGCCCAAGGATAGGACGACGCTGGTGCACGGGGACTTTAAGATTGACAACTTGGTTTTTCACAAGACGGAGCCCCGGGTGATTGGCATCTTGGA CTGGGAAATGTCCACGATAGGCCACCCCCTGTCCGACGTCTGCAACTTCATCACGCAGTTCTACCTCGCCCGCTCGCCCGGCACGTCGgcgtcgagcagcagcgccggctTCCTGCCCGGCGCGACGCCCGGCCTGCCGCAGCCCGAGGACATTCTGCAGTGGTACACGGCGATTTCGGGCTACGACCCGCGGCCGGAGCTCAGCTGGGGCGCGGCCTTTAACATCTTCAAGCTGGCGGGCGTGTGCCAGGGCATTGCGGCGCGGGTGGCGGCGCGGCAGGCGAGCAGCGCAAAGGCGAAGCAGCATGCTGATACGAGGGGGTTGCTGGGGGAGTTTGCGTGGGtgttggcggaggaggcgaGGGCTGGATCTGCGGTGGAGGCCAAGTTGTGA
- a CDS encoding uncharacterized protein (EggNog:ENOG41) has product MKLSPHLDKFSDYESGIFLIELLEVFRRWMWIFFRVETEWIRNSSTGLGVDDILLGDYQGKDDDDD; this is encoded by the coding sequence ATGAAGTTGAGTCCACATCTCGACAAATTCAGCGATTATGAGAGTGGCATCTTCTTgattgagctgctggaggtgTTTCGGCGATGGATGTGGATATTCTTCCGTGTCGAGACGGAGTGGATTAGGAATTCCTCCACCGGGCTCGGCGTTGACGATATTTTGCTGGGTGACTACCAGGGAaaggacgacgatgacgactaG
- a CDS encoding uncharacterized protein (EggNog:ENOG41~SECRETED:SignalP(1-16)~TransMembrane:1 (n4-11c16/17o180-204i)): protein MRYAIILSAFVATALAGDWDAATPEKTTSASWPDKTSSAEWSEKTSSAEWSEKATSAEWSEKATSAEWPEKTTSAEWPDKTNAEWPSKTEETHSQITPTWEAHPHPPPPKVDCKHVKECTDEVDKCRTKPEANQAECSSEYADCLGFNPLNPEADEAIKQCEEEDHKPGHNETRPKPPPIIVSGASSMAPLGIFSLLAAAAAALL, encoded by the coding sequence ATGCGTTACGCCATCATCCTCTCGGCCTTTGTCGCCACTGCTCTCGCCGGCGACTGGGACGCCGCCACGCCCGAAAAGACAACAAGTGCTTCATGGCCCGACAAGACATCAAGCGCCGAGTGGTCTGAAAAGACATCAAGCGCCGAGTGGTCCGAAAAGGCAACAAGCGCTGAATGGTCCGAAAAGGCAACAAGCGCTGAGTGGCCCGAAAAGACAACGAGTGCTGAGTGGCCCGACAAAACAAACGCTGAGTGGCCCTCGAAGACGGAAGAAACACACTCGCAAATCACTCCTACATGGGAGGCCCACCCTCACCCTCCCCCTCCCAAGGTGGACTGCAAGCACGTCAAGGAGTGCACCGACGAGGTCGACAAGTGCAGGACCAAGCCTGAAGCCAACCAGGCCGAGTGCTCTTCCGAGTACGCAGACTGCCTCGGCTTCAACCCTCTCAACCCGGAAGCcgatgaagccatcaagcagtgcgaggaggaggaccaCAAGCCCGGCCACAACGAGACTCGCCCCAAGCCGCCGCCCATCATTGTGTCTGGTGCCTCGAGCATGGCACCATTGGGCATCTTTAGCcttttggctgctgccgctgccgctctcCTGTAG
- a CDS encoding uncharacterized protein (EggNog:ENOG41), with amino-acid sequence MSDWNAGSVIMTQRICVSCGCQMDRRLREPEKEEKEEADDVTWDDARKRNETTPAPRMGMARQPYPDRSPPRVVATWQRIKAPVQRATGRLGLGCQVSLAWRFLARFQSIPTAAVLFSLFVVDKAGVAMV; translated from the coding sequence ATGTCAGACTGGAATGCCGGATCAGTTATCATGACGCAACGAATCTGCGTTTCGTGTGGGTGCCAGATGGACAGAAGGCTGAGAGAAccagagaaggaagagaaggaggaggcagACGATGTCACATGGGACGACGCTaggaaacgaaacgaaaccACGCCGGCGCCGCGCATGGGCATGGCTAGGCAGCCTTATCCGGACCGCAGCCCCCCAAGGGTTGTTGCAACTTGGCAAAGGATCAAGGCTCCTGTCCAGCGGGCCACGGGCCGCCTGGGCTTGGGCTGTCAAGTGTCATTAGCCTGGCGGTTTCTTGCCCGTTTTCAATCTATTCCTACTGCTGCCGTCCTGTTTAGCCTTTTTGTCGTGGACAAGGCCGGCGTGGCTATGGTGTAA
- a CDS encoding uncharacterized protein (EggNog:ENOG41), with the protein MTAQEHELRGQEESIPASAARSAPNPEPEVASDTALSEAEVAQVKRHIAEALGVASHSAEEYTGASLYYDAATMAPLNSFSLAALNRFRAYKPPSFPLWDRLPARKRAAVLVLLFADRWGDLRVVVTMRAASLRSFSGHAALPGGKADSKEETPYQIARREAYEEIGLPMDDQKIPKPFRIEQLCYLPPSLARTHLVVTPCVAFLHADRTSADSPPALVEEAMIPRLDAREVAAVFSAPFYNFLKASDLPPREGETLPPGHWYDGSWTNWKGEQWRVHNFYVPVNNQRVSRPRRGSAAQIELADQLEESQDHEGRFRVWGMTGRVLVDAARIAYNEEPEMTHNLDFGDLNVIRIAEEEGALDESTLPEKKEEEQKPAKM; encoded by the exons ATGACTGCCCAGGAACACGAGCtgcgaggccaagaagaatcaataccagcatctgctgcccGATCCGCGCCAAACCCAGAACCGGAGGTCGCCTCCGACACCGCGCTCTCCGAGGCCGAGGTTGCGCAGGTCAAGAGGCACATCGCCGAAGCGCTAGGCGTTGCCAGCCACTCTGCGGAGGAATATACAGGCGCATCGCTCTATTATGATGCGGCGACCATGGCGCCGCTGaattccttttctttg GCCGCCCTCAACAGATTCCGAGCATACAAGCCCCCCTCGTTCCCGCTATGGGACAGGTTGCCGGCGCGCAAGCGAGCCGCCGTCctggtgctgctgtttgCGGATCGATGGGGCGATTTAAGAGTCGTCGTTACTATGCGCGCGGCCAGTCTGCGCAGCTTCTCGGGCCATGCAGCGCTGCCGGGCGGCAAAGCAgacagcaaagaagagacgccGT ACCAGATTGCGCGACGAGAGGCATACGAAGAGATTGGACTCCCCATGGACGACCAAAAGATACCCAAGCCGTTTCGCATCGAGCAGCTGTGCTACCTGCCACCGTCTTTGGCGCGGACGCATCTGGTGGTTACACCTTGTGTCGCATTCCTGCATGCCGATCGGACCTCTGCCGATTCGCCGCCTGCGTtggttgaagaagccatgATCCCTCGACTGGATGCGCGAGAAGTCGCTGCCGTCTTCAGTGCTCCCTTTTATAATTTCCTCAAGGCCAGCGACCTGCCGCCCCGGGAAGGCGAAACGCTACCTCCAGGACACTGGTACGACGGCTCTTGGACGAACTGGAAAGGAGAACAGTGGCGAGTTCACAACTTTTACGTGCCTGTCAACAATCAGAGAGTATCAAGGCCCAGGAGAGGCAGCGCAGCTCAAATAGAGCTGGCGGACCAGTTGGAAGAGAGCCAAGACCACGAAGGCCGGTTCCGAGTCTGGGGCATGACTGGCAGGGTGCTCGTCGATGCAGCGAGGATTGCATACAATGAAGAGCCCGAGATGACACACAACTTGGACTTTGGAGATCTCAATGTCATCCGAATcgccgaggaagagggcGCGTTGGATGAGAGCACCCTAccggaaaagaaagaagaagagcagaagccTGCCAAGATGTAA